ggtcgATTAGTCACgattcggttgaagatcggttattcgatctatcgggttagcatcagttcggtgtcagttgaagttcgtgtcgagtttcaatcaaTCTCGGGTTATCAtaggttaataattggttcggttttaccgggtGCAGATCAtgttcgggtatttttcaagtagaattcggctacgaattgcgaattactaattactatttatcgagtcagtatcagattaagttgttagtcattttttaattgatcataaggttcctttacttaaagcaaaataatgaaaatgcaaatcaattagtgatcattattacatcgttacttttacttgtttgaccggaaattaaaattataaagttctatcaattttcatataacattgaccattaattattaactctgaatatatgaaattatctatttataaaatttattttatttgaaaaattattttatcgaacacatcactttttcatttaattaaacataTCAAATTCTAGGTTAGATATATAGAAttgttataataaattatataaatattttactaaatttactttcaatttataaaaatcAGATTACaaatcaagtaaatataatCAACCATTATCCACTAAAATTATTCTATTTGTCAAAGTTTTCTAAgaatgacatttgtcatttttcatcatttttattagtatgtatatGATGATTCTATCCAtatatcgggtttaaaaatatcTCATGATGAGAGTTTGGAGTCTTGTTATCAACTCGATAATAAAAGGTATATAACGTCAACACGGGTATCAGTTTGGCTAATACAGTCAATAGTATCAAACTTAATTCTATTTCAAAGTCACACCAGATCTAAAGATCCCTTCAGAAGAGGCTGTATCAAGCAACGATTTGATAAAAATAGGACTTCAATGTTAGatcaacatttaattttttttaaaaaagctaaaatataatttttcatttacttAATTACTCCTCCCTAACATTAAATTGGGATAAGCCCCGTCATGTTTTGGTCTTTGTCGCTGTGGTTTATTTCTTTTACAATCACCATTTTGCGCGGATTTGTGAGGGTGAACATTGCAATTTGCAAGCAGGAAGGCACCTCCCAATTTCAGATAGAAAGGAAGCTGCTCGGAAGGAACGAATAAACCGTGTTACTTTGTGtaggatgaatgataaaaaaatttcaagtttGCGGTTTCTTCTAGAAGAACAAATTTCACAATCTTACTGTGCCTTTAAATTTCTAATCATTGCTTCCATTCGTTCTTCAACTATCTTTGTGTATCTGCTGGAAAATCCGAGTTTTACGGCCACAAGGTttgatttcttcttttttttttttttcgattttcattctattttattttcctCACTTGTTTTGGTTGTAATTGTTATTCAGATTTGAGATTGTGGGTTTAATTCTTGATTTTTGATTGCTTGCTCatgtttttattgtttattttagatactatttggggggggggggggggggggggggttggaATTTGGTATTTTTGTGTTTGTTTGGGAGGTGGGGTTTCAAAGTTAGATTGAGGAGTATTCTGCTATAAATGTGAAAGATAGATTTTTGAGTTGCTGAATTTTGTACAGGGAGTATTTTTCTAACTATGGACATCATCACAATAATTTGGGCTTTGATCGGTCTATTATATCTGGCCATGTTAGTTGTGGGATTTTTTCTTGATGAGAAATTAAGGGTTCTTGAGGATCAAACTGAATACTTAATTGCCAGGATACATGATGTTGGAGATATGTTATCTTCTCGCATTCACCGTGTTAAGAATCCAAAATTACGTAATGAAGATCTTAGCCGTTGGATGTGTGAAGGGCAGGCTCTAGAGAAGAGCGTGAAGTACTTGTTAGGACAAATTGGGGGTTGGAAAAGTCTGTTTACGAGTGTGAAAATAGTATGGGGTGTTGGCAAATTGGTTAGTGATTTGGAAATCCATAACAGAAAAGGTGATGTGCTCATTAGGGATCTCTTGCGTGATGCAAGAAGCTTATGTCGTAGCTCTTATTTACCGGTGAAACCTGTAGTTGGTCAAGTAGCTTCAAATACTTTGAAGCAACTTGAGCTTCTTTTGCAAGAAGATAAGGTTGGGAGGATTGTCATTCACGGGGTAGAAGGAGTTGGCAAGACTTTTTTGATGAAACACTTGCACAATAGTGCGTTACGGTGTGttgagaagtttgataatgTGATTTGGGTCACAATTCCAAATCAGTTTACTATCAAATGTGTGCAGGATGTTGTTGCTGCTTTGGTAAACTGTGATTTGACTAGTGATAATGACTTGAATGCAAGGGCTAGAAAACTGTCAGATAAACTTGCAAGTCTTGGTAGTTGTGTACTTTTCTTAGATGGTGCTCTAGGAAAAGATTTTTCTTTAGATCAGGTTGGAATTGATCTAGTTCCAGTAGAAGGCAGCAAGTTCAAGCTAGTATTAACTACGAGGTTTACCTTTGGATGGAGAGTGCTGGATCATTTTGAAGCTGTCAAAGTTGATATCCTTCCAAAGGATGAAGCATACGAATTATTCATCAAGGAAACTAAGATGGGGAAAGTATCACTTTCTTCCCTTGGTGGTAGTCCTAGTTTACTTGTTGATAGGTGTGGTGGAGTTCCGCGTATGATTGTAAACTTAGCTACTAGGATGTGCGGCATAGATGATCATCATGAATGGAGTAATACACTCTATGAGTTAGGATTTCGGCTTCCATTTGAGgttttaaataatcaaaaaacgAACATGGTTTCTTCCTCTTTTGATTTTAAGCATATCAATTCACAAGGGTTTTTGCCAAATTCTCTTTGTATTGGGGAGGGGGTTTTTAGATGCCAAAGCTGTATATATCATTAATTTGAGCTTCATAAATTTTGTAATGTAGTAGTTATCTATTTCTTCATCCAGCAGGAATATagaatttttagattttttgttATCCCCTATTTACTTCTCAATTTTGTTGTTCATCAGAATTATTTGGATTTTTTCCGAGTAAAGGAATAGCCTTAGACAGAGGTAAAGGGGTTTTAAGATGCAGCAAGAACTCTTGGGAAGGTAGAATTGTATTTGTACTTATTCCTAACTAGCCAAGACTAACAAGGGAGCTGGCTTTGACATTccaatatatttttgttgaatgAAATTTCTAAGATTTCTAATTTGCAAATGCATTTTTTGTAGTGAATAAAGGGGTACAGTAGTAGTAAGTGGTAGCAGTTGTTTTAACGTTTTGAAAAAAACTACCTCGACGTTAAAACAGCTTGAGTAAAACATGTTTATTAGAATCACTAACACCTACTCAAGCTGCTAAGACGAATTCTAATCATACACTTGGTAAATGACCTAACTTACCCTGTGAATGCTAATTTGCTAAACAGAGACAATAATATAGTCACTTTTTGGTTTggattgtaacttgtaagtgaTCAAAACATTGGCTTATTAATAAGTTTGGTGTTTTTTTTGTTATGGAGTTGTAAATCATCATTGTTAATTGGATCTAGGGTCATTTTGAATGTGGATCTCGGATCTTTTGGAGCATCAGAATCAAGACCGAGTGCTTTTAGCTCATAAGTCCTTCTTTTTCTCCAACTAATTGCGTGACATTTGTAATACTATATGTTGTTGTCTCTGCTTATTGTGATTCACACCCTCAAGCAAACAACTTCCTTTATTATAATAGTTAGTAAGAAATGTCTTTTTCAATACTGTAATGGAGGATTCCAGCTAACAAGTTGTGTACTaattttagagaaaaaattGACGTGTTGCAAAAAACTTGATTGCCAAAAATTTAAGATCTCGCATTTTCAGGCGTTTAGTTTGTTACAGAAATGTACGTCAACGGTTTTCTCCCTCATTAAGTGCTTGAGTACAATCATGCCATTATCACAATGCCAAGTGGCTCTAGGCTGGGTTCAGGGTCGAACGTACGAAattttttctctcttaattCTAAAAAGGACGCTTTGCTTTGCGCATTGTGCGCCTCAAGCTCAGTCTTGGCTGAAAACACCTCGGCTAGATGAGGCAAAGCTTACTACAAGAGGTGGTGTCTTGGGTGCCTCGATGCTCTTCACTCCTTGTGCGCCTGGTGCGCCTCCTTATTGGGCTGAGTAATTAACTTATGTTTGTTTGTTAGTAGAAGAAATAAAACTTGAAACCCAAATTTACTTAattaaaagtacaaaaaaccgttctttaagaaaaacaaaaggcatacaaaaaagaaaataaccatAAGAATTCTTCATGTTCTTATTATAATAACTTTGTGTTAAAGTAATGTTTATCACAAGGATAATTGATGTTTTCGAACTTGTTGatattaaaatatgaatatctTGTTGTCTGAAGtagtatatatgttttaaaattgattttcaagCTTTAGCGAAAAACTGCGCCTCGCCTACAAAAAACTCACGCCTTCACCTTACGCTTTGTGCCTAGGCTCTAACTCTCTAAGGACCTTTTGTGCCTTGGTGCGCCTCgcactttttaaaactaagcttacccttgtaataataaagaaaatgttGTGCATGGGCTATGATATTTggtgaagaacaaacaagaacAAATGCACAAAGAAACACCCAAAACAGAGCACAACAACAATGGAGACAAAACACAAGATTTATGAAGTATCTATGGATACTCCCCAGTTTCTTATCATTAACATATCAACATACATGCAAATACAAAGAGGAAGAACTCTTATGGTGTAAACCCTAATTTAACTCTCTTGTATGTGCCTCTCCAATACCCTAATGAGGCTCTAAGACCCTATTTCATAGTGCCATAACACATTAGGGAACTCTAGGACAAATCCTTAAAAGGCCCACAAAGAACCGAGAACAAAATAGAAAGTTTCTGTTTTTCGTGGCTGAAGGCTGCTTGGGAAAGCCAGCAAAGCTCGACCAGGTCAAGCGGGAGGTTCAGTGTTCTTCTGACATTGCTCGACGTGGTATCTTGGTCTTGCAACATTTCCCTCGAGGCATACCTTGATCAACGCACTCCATGCCTTGCTCAAACCTtttcaaatcatcatcattgacATCATTAAGTGATCCAAAGCATATACTTTCATACTCCTTTGGAAACACATCATCCTCAATTGTGCAAGATAGAGTATGGACAACCAAGTGATCAAACCCATTACCAAAGTCATGGGAAATGGCTCTTGATTCAACAAAAAGTTTTGCAATTGGCCCTTGAGAGAACATCATCAAGTGCTTGATTGCaagtaggcatggccacggggcgggttacccggaaccgaaccggtcccgaaccgcttggaaccggaaccgtttgcgacaggttc
The Amaranthus tricolor cultivar Red isolate AtriRed21 chromosome 11, ASM2621246v1, whole genome shotgun sequence DNA segment above includes these coding regions:
- the LOC130826736 gene encoding disease resistance protein At4g27190-like, producing the protein MDIITIIWALIGLLYLAMLVVGFFLDEKLRVLEDQTEYLIARIHDVGDMLSSRIHRVKNPKLRNEDLSRWMCEGQALEKSVKYLLGQIGGWKSLFTSVKIVWGVGKLVSDLEIHNRKGDVLIRDLLRDARSLCRSSYLPVKPVVGQVASNTLKQLELLLQEDKVGRIVIHGVEGVGKTFLMKHLHNSALRCVEKFDNVIWVTIPNQFTIKCVQDVVAALVNCDLTSDNDLNARARKLSDKLASLGSCVLFLDGALGKDFSLDQVGIDLVPVEGSKFKLVLTTRFTFGWRVLDHFEAVKVDILPKDEAYELFIKETKMGKVSLSSLGGSPSLLVDRCGGVPRMIVNLATRMCGIDDHHEWSNTLYELGFRLPFEVLNNQKTNMVSSSFDFKHINSQGFLPNSLCIGEGVFRCQSCIYH